The following are from one region of the Salvia splendens isolate huo1 chromosome 2, SspV2, whole genome shotgun sequence genome:
- the LOC121787586 gene encoding 40S ribosomal protein S15a has protein sequence MVRVSVLNDALKSMYNAEKRGKRQVMIRPSSKVIIKFLIVMQKHGYIGEFEYVDDHRSGKIVVELNGRLNKCGVISPRFDVGVKEIEPWTARLLPSRQFGYIVLTTSAGIMDHEEARRKNVGGKVLGFFY, from the exons ATGGTGAGAGTGAGTGTGCTTAATGATGCTCTGAAGAGCATGTATAATGCTGAAAAGAGAGGAAAGCGTCAAGTCATGATCAGGCCTTCTTCCAAAGTCATTATCAAGTTTCTTATTGTCATGCAAAAGCATG GATACATAGGAGAGTTTGAGTATGTTGATGACCACAGATCTGGAAAGATTGTGGTGGAACTGAATGGTAGGTTAAACAAATGTGGTGTTATCAGCCCCCGCTTTGATGTAGGTGTGAAAGAAATTGAGCCCTGGACTGCAAGGTTGCTTCCATCAAGACAG TTCGGCTACATCGTGCTGACAACGTCTGCTGGAATCATGGATCACGAAGAAGCTCGCAGAAAGAATGTCGGCGGTAAAGTTCTTGGATTTTTTTACTGA